One Fundidesulfovibrio magnetotacticus genomic window carries:
- a CDS encoding DUF2635 domain-containing protein, producing MNTIRVKAAPGVKVPREGAPREYITDAQAVDVPASAYYLRRLDDGDLERVTDAAQALPKEAPDGQ from the coding sequence GTGAACACCATCCGCGTGAAGGCCGCTCCGGGCGTGAAAGTGCCCAGGGAGGGCGCGCCCCGCGAATACATCACCGACGCCCAGGCCGTGGACGTGCCCGCCAGCGCCTACTACCTGCGCCGCCTGGACGACGGCGACCTGGAGCGCGTGACGGACGCCGCCCAGGCCTTGCCCAAGGAGGCCCCCGATGGCCAGTGA